In the genome of Streptomyces violaceoruber, the window GTGGAAACGGCCTGACGGCCCTCGATTACACCCTCAGCGCTCGGACCGGTAGGCTGGCCCCTCGTAGGTCGTGTGGGCCCATGGCGCTCACCAACCGAGTGATGAGAAGTGAGCGAGGATAGTCGTGGGCTCTGTTATCAAGAAGCGGCGCAAGCGGATGGCCAAGAAGAAGCACCGCAAGCTGCTGAAGCGCACGCGCGTTCAGCGTCGCAACAAGAAGTAAGCGACGCTGCGCCGTCGGCGTGGTCTGTGGCCCCCCACCGTATTCGGTGGGGGGCCACAGTCGTTCGGCCGCCATTTTTCGTCACGTGCCGCGTCCGGCGGTCATCACGGCGCAACACCTACCGGCTAAGTTGGCCCGCAAGCGGGGAACGCGGCAGGCTACGGTGCAGGCGGAAGGAAGGCGCTGATCTTGGGCAAGGTCGTGCTCGTGACCGGAGTGGCCCGGCAGCTGGGCGGCCGGTTCGTCCGGCGCGTCCAGCGGGATCCCGGTGTGGAGCGGGTGATCGGCGTCGACGCCGTCGCGCCCGAGCACCATCTGGGCGGCGCCGAGTTCGTCCAGGCGGACATCCGGCAGTCGGCCATCGGGCGCGTGCTGGCCCAGACACGTGCGGACACGGTCGTCCACCTGGACGTGACGGGCACGCCGCTGGGCAGCGGCAGTCGCGCCTCGGTGAAGGAGACCAACGTCATCGGCACGATGCAGCTGCTCGGCGCCTGCCAGAAGTCGCCGACGGTGCGGCGGCTGGTGGTGAAGTCCAGTACGAACGTCTACGGGTCCGCGCCGCGCGACCCGGCCGTCTGCGTCGAGACCACCGCGCCCAAGTCCCTGCCCAGCGGCGGCTTCGCCAAGGACGCGGTCGAGGTCGAGGGGTACGTGCGGGGCTTCGCGCGCCGGCGGCCGGACGTGTCGGTGAC includes:
- a CDS encoding 30S ribosomal protein bS22 gives rise to the protein MGSVIKKRRKRMAKKKHRKLLKRTRVQRRNKK